A section of the Pseudomonas sp. FP453 genome encodes:
- a CDS encoding aminotransferase class III-fold pyridoxal phosphate-dependent enzyme produces MSTISNPAFWAPFTPMRQFQQQPMMFASADGMHYTTTDGRRVLDAMAGLWCVNAGHGQPKIVEAIREAAGRLDFVSSFKMSHPQALEMAERLIEISPAGMAQVFFTNSGSEAVDTALKIARAYHQARGDCRRTKLIGRAKGYHGMGFGGLSVSGIGRQKRDFGPLLGEVSHLPLPYDASMRFSAGQPEHGASYADALTQLLDIQDPSTVAAVIVEPVTGSGGVYPPPQGYLQRLREICTRHGVLLIFDEVITGFGRVGDSFAAQAFGVTPDLITTAKGLTNGAVPMGGVLVSAAVYEAFMAGPVNVIELMHGYTYSAHPLACAAGLATIEVHRELGINQHVNAVSGIWQAAALALRGVGPVLDVRTLGLLCAVELEPRPGAAGARGSEVAQWCFDNGVLVRGSGDTIVISPPLVISPQEIAQVFDTLAGALNHVA; encoded by the coding sequence ATGAGCACTATTTCCAACCCGGCCTTCTGGGCGCCGTTCACCCCGATGCGTCAGTTCCAGCAGCAACCGATGATGTTCGCCAGTGCCGACGGCATGCACTACACCACCACCGATGGGCGCCGCGTGCTGGATGCGATGGCCGGGCTGTGGTGCGTGAATGCCGGGCATGGCCAGCCGAAGATCGTCGAAGCCATTCGCGAAGCGGCGGGGCGCCTGGACTTTGTCTCGTCCTTCAAGATGAGCCACCCGCAAGCGCTGGAGATGGCCGAGCGGTTGATCGAGATCAGCCCGGCCGGGATGGCGCAGGTGTTCTTCACCAACTCGGGTTCCGAGGCGGTGGACACCGCATTGAAGATCGCCCGGGCGTATCACCAGGCGCGCGGCGATTGCCGCCGGACCAAGCTGATCGGCCGGGCCAAGGGTTATCACGGCATGGGCTTCGGTGGGCTGTCGGTGTCCGGCATCGGCCGGCAGAAACGTGACTTTGGCCCGTTGCTGGGGGAGGTGTCGCACCTGCCGCTGCCATACGACGCGAGCATGCGTTTCAGCGCCGGCCAGCCTGAACACGGCGCGAGTTATGCCGATGCGCTGACGCAGTTGCTCGACATCCAGGACCCCAGCACTGTAGCCGCCGTGATCGTCGAGCCGGTGACCGGTTCCGGTGGCGTGTACCCGCCGCCCCAGGGTTACTTGCAGCGCTTGCGGGAGATCTGCACGCGCCACGGTGTGCTGCTGATTTTCGACGAAGTGATCACCGGCTTTGGCCGCGTCGGCGACAGCTTTGCCGCGCAAGCCTTTGGCGTCACCCCGGACTTGATCACCACCGCCAAAGGCCTGACCAACGGCGCCGTGCCCATGGGCGGCGTGCTGGTCAGCGCGGCGGTGTATGAAGCCTTCATGGCGGGCCCCGTCAATGTGATCGAACTGATGCATGGCTACACCTATTCGGCGCATCCGCTGGCGTGTGCGGCCGGGTTGGCGACCATCGAGGTGCATCGCGAGCTGGGTATCAATCAACACGTCAACGCCGTCAGCGGGATTTGGCAGGCCGCGGCGCTGGCGTTGCGCGGGGTGGGCCCGGTGCTGGACGTGCGCACCCTCGGCCTGCTCTGCGCCGTCGAACTGGAACCGCGCCCCGGTGCGGCTGGCGCACGTGGCAGCGAGGTCGCGCAATGGTGCTTCGATAACGGCGTGCTGGTGCGCGGCTCGGGCGACACCATCGTGATTTCGCCGCCGCTGGTGATCAGCCCGCAGGAGATCGCCCAGGTGTTCGACACCTTGGCGGGCGCCTTGAATCACGTGGCATGA
- a CDS encoding serine hydrolase, with protein sequence MTSLPLRRALPSQQRVSARGVSDFIEAVNAAGLELHSFMLYRDGAVVAEAFWAPYRAERLHVQHSATKSWVAMAVGLLVDDGVLSLDAKVVEFFPADCPAAISANLAAMTVRDLLTMRTGHRQGISGGAWRGRSDSWVQLFLNEPVEDAPGHRFIYSSASSFMLSAIVSVVSGETAFALCNTRIFQPMGMGPIEWDLAPGGFNTGGNGLSCSTEDLLKFGVLHLQQGQWQGQQLLSAEWVAEATRGHVDDVWMGAFDGKRYLGRDESSDAAITRREGYGYQWWMTLHGGYYASGVFGQQCIVLPRHNAVIAFTAGLPLGERRLHSLLWEHLLPALGVPSDGAADAELARLLANQRRPSLPGASRSPRQAEFNGTFVMQANEDQVSQVRLAFGPDYCDFFLTDPRGTHCIRAGLVDAIESQTGMTGHYLHHQYQPELTPVVAQARWREDGVLNMTWQFVETAFCDQVTCRIEGGTLLVDRRVNVNAGPLQRPTLIGHQTTVLQESL encoded by the coding sequence ATGACAAGTTTGCCGTTGCGCCGGGCACTGCCCAGCCAACAACGTGTATCGGCGCGGGGCGTCAGTGATTTCATCGAAGCGGTGAACGCTGCGGGCCTGGAATTGCACAGTTTCATGCTCTACCGCGACGGCGCGGTGGTGGCCGAGGCGTTTTGGGCGCCGTATCGCGCCGAGCGCCTGCACGTCCAGCATTCGGCGACCAAAAGCTGGGTGGCCATGGCCGTCGGGCTGTTGGTGGATGACGGTGTACTGTCGCTGGACGCCAAGGTGGTGGAGTTTTTCCCCGCCGATTGCCCGGCCGCCATCAGCGCCAATCTGGCGGCCATGACCGTGCGTGATCTGCTGACCATGCGCACCGGGCACCGCCAAGGCATCTCCGGCGGCGCCTGGCGTGGGCGCAGTGACAGCTGGGTCCAGTTGTTCCTCAATGAACCGGTGGAAGACGCGCCTGGGCATCGGTTTATCTACAGCAGCGCGTCGAGTTTCATGCTCTCGGCCATCGTCAGTGTGGTCAGCGGCGAGACCGCATTTGCGCTGTGCAACACGCGGATTTTCCAACCCATGGGCATGGGCCCGATTGAGTGGGACCTCGCCCCTGGCGGCTTCAACACCGGTGGCAATGGTTTGAGTTGCAGCACCGAAGATTTGCTCAAGTTTGGCGTGCTGCATTTGCAGCAAGGTCAATGGCAAGGGCAGCAGTTGTTGTCCGCAGAGTGGGTGGCCGAAGCCACCCGTGGGCACGTCGATGATGTGTGGATGGGCGCCTTCGATGGCAAGCGCTACCTGGGCCGCGATGAATCCAGCGACGCCGCGATCACGCGCCGCGAGGGCTACGGCTACCAGTGGTGGATGACCTTGCACGGCGGTTATTACGCCTCCGGTGTGTTCGGCCAGCAGTGCATCGTCTTGCCCCGGCACAACGCGGTGATCGCCTTTACTGCGGGCTTGCCCCTGGGCGAGCGGCGCTTGCACAGCCTGCTTTGGGAACACTTGTTGCCCGCGCTGGGCGTGCCCAGCGATGGCGCGGCGGACGCCGAATTGGCGCGACTGCTGGCCAACCAGCGGCGGCCGTCCCTGCCGGGAGCGTCGCGCTCGCCACGTCAGGCCGAGTTCAACGGCACGTTCGTGATGCAGGCCAATGAAGACCAGGTCAGCCAAGTGCGCCTGGCGTTCGGCCCTGACTATTGCGACTTCTTCCTCACCGACCCCCGTGGCACCCATTGCATCCGTGCCGGGCTGGTCGATGCCATCGAAAGCCAGACAGGCATGACCGGCCACTATCTGCATCACCAATATCAGCCGGAACTCACCCCCGTCGTGGCGCAGGCGCGCTGGCGTGAAGACGGCGTGCTGAACATGACCTGGCAGTTTGTCGAGACGGCGTTTTGTGACCAGGTCACGTGCCGGATCGAAGGCGGCACCTTGTTGGTGGACCGCCGCGTCAATGTTAACGCCGGCCCGTTGCAGCGCCCGACGCTGATCGGCCATCAGACCACCGTTTTGCAGGAGTCGTTATGA
- a CDS encoding OprD family porin: MNNRITKVVTGASVMGAGFMPLLAHADFIADSKAALELKNYYFNRDYREDSGQNKRAEWAQGFILNVESGFTEGTVGFGLDAVGMLGVKLDSSPDNSGTGLLARSSVAEPGSPSYARRAHDNYSKLGITGKARLAKSELRVGYMVPDLPTLQPNLSRLFPQSFSGTAITSKDIDNLTLSAGQLDQVKQRDSTHYEDMGLTSQYGAYKSSAKSDEFRYAGGEYKLTPNTALTYQYAQLESLYQQHYLGVKNSFKWGPGTFKTDIRYFNASEDAAALAGKVDNRALSTRIGYSLYGHNLSGGYQAQYGSTPFTYVDGTNTYLFTEYQLANFSQTGERVWHARYDYDFASLGLPGLLFSTRYAKGDNAKVIGFNGEGREWERDLSLGYVVQSGTFKDVSLRWQNASATSNFARDTNENRLILGYTVALW; the protein is encoded by the coding sequence ATGAACAACCGCATCACTAAAGTCGTCACCGGAGCCAGCGTCATGGGCGCCGGTTTCATGCCCTTGCTGGCCCACGCTGACTTCATCGCCGACAGCAAGGCCGCGCTGGAATTGAAGAACTATTACTTCAACCGTGATTACCGCGAAGACAGCGGGCAGAACAAGCGTGCCGAATGGGCGCAGGGTTTTATCCTCAACGTCGAATCGGGGTTTACCGAAGGCACGGTGGGGTTTGGCCTGGACGCGGTCGGCATGCTTGGCGTGAAGCTCGATTCCAGCCCGGACAACTCCGGCACCGGCCTGCTCGCACGTTCCAGCGTGGCCGAACCGGGCTCACCGAGCTATGCCCGCCGCGCCCACGACAACTACTCGAAATTGGGGATCACCGGCAAGGCGCGCCTGGCCAAAAGCGAGCTGCGCGTGGGCTACATGGTGCCCGACCTGCCGACCCTGCAACCCAACCTCAGCCGCCTGTTCCCGCAGAGCTTCAGCGGCACGGCCATCACGTCCAAGGACATCGACAACCTGACCCTGAGCGCCGGCCAACTGGACCAGGTCAAGCAGCGTGACTCCACGCACTACGAAGACATGGGCCTCACCAGCCAGTACGGCGCCTACAAAAGCAGCGCGAAAAGCGACGAATTCCGCTACGCCGGCGGCGAGTACAAGCTCACGCCGAACACCGCGCTGACCTATCAATACGCACAACTGGAAAGCCTCTACCAGCAGCACTACCTGGGGGTGAAAAACAGCTTCAAGTGGGGCCCCGGCACCTTCAAGACCGACATCCGCTACTTCAACGCCAGCGAAGACGCCGCCGCCCTGGCCGGCAAGGTGGATAACCGTGCGTTGAGTACGCGCATCGGCTACAGCCTGTACGGCCACAACCTCAGCGGCGGTTACCAGGCGCAGTACGGTTCGACACCGTTCACCTACGTGGACGGCACCAACACCTACCTGTTCACCGAGTACCAACTGGCCAACTTCTCCCAGACCGGCGAGCGCGTGTGGCATGCCCGCTACGACTATGACTTTGCCTCGCTGGGCCTGCCGGGCTTGTTGTTCTCGACGCGTTACGCCAAGGGCGACAACGCCAAGGTCATCGGCTTCAACGGCGAAGGGCGTGAGTGGGAGCGTGACTTGAGCCTGGGCTACGTGGTGCAGAGCGGCACGTTCAAGGATGTGTCACTGCGTTGGCAGAACGCCAGCGCCACCAGCAACTTCGCCCGTGACACCAACGAAAACCGACTGATCCTGGGTTACACCGTGGCGCTCTGGTAG
- a CDS encoding ABC transporter ATP-binding protein: MSVPVPLLAVENLQIRVGVDGPLAVDDFSFTLAPGEIVALVGESGSGKTMAARAAIGLLPAPMQVCGGRITFQGEPLDSNNAKAMREVRGARIGMVFQEPMVSLNPALTIGRQMSEALKLHTALDAPTIRERCIAMLQRIGIKDAEKCLASYPHQFSGGMRQRIMLASVMLLRPALLIADEPTTALDCLAQLDVIELMLELTREQGTAILFISHDLSLVARYAHKVVVMRAGKAVEQGRIEDILFAPKAEYTRQLLEALPRRGELVPLPAAEAALLQVRDVCIEHPGPRSFWGRSVPKRVVHSVNLSIAPGETLALVGGSGSGKTTLGRAVVGLVNPCAGAILFQGVDILKAANRVHRLQCQMIFQDPYSSLDPRMTVGQILAEPLRHEPALSAAQKRQRVTDTLVDVGLPEQFRERFAHQLSGGQRQRVAIGRALVRRPKLVIADEPISALDMTIQKQILELFERLQRQYGFACLFISHDLSAVERIAHRVAVMNQGEVVEMGPRDEIFDSPQHPYTRRLLAAASPLEKRADGSYRLRASVI; this comes from the coding sequence ATGAGCGTACCCGTGCCTTTGTTGGCCGTTGAAAATCTACAGATTCGCGTCGGCGTGGACGGCCCGCTGGCCGTCGATGATTTCAGTTTTACCCTGGCTCCCGGTGAAATCGTCGCCTTGGTGGGTGAGTCCGGCAGCGGCAAGACCATGGCCGCCCGCGCCGCCATTGGCTTGCTGCCCGCGCCGATGCAAGTGTGCGGCGGGCGCATCACCTTCCAGGGCGAACCGCTGGACAGCAACAACGCCAAAGCCATGCGGGAGGTGCGTGGCGCGCGGATCGGCATGGTGTTCCAGGAGCCGATGGTCTCCCTCAACCCGGCGCTGACCATTGGCCGGCAGATGAGCGAGGCGCTCAAGCTGCACACCGCGCTGGACGCCCCGACGATCCGCGAGCGCTGCATCGCCATGCTGCAACGCATCGGCATCAAGGACGCGGAAAAGTGCCTGGCGTCTTACCCGCACCAGTTTTCCGGCGGCATGCGCCAACGCATCATGCTCGCCTCGGTGATGCTGCTGCGCCCGGCGCTGCTGATCGCCGACGAGCCGACCACCGCGCTGGACTGCCTGGCCCAACTGGACGTGATCGAGCTGATGCTGGAGCTGACCCGCGAGCAAGGCACGGCGATTCTGTTTATCAGCCACGACCTGTCGCTGGTGGCGCGTTATGCCCACAAAGTGGTGGTGATGCGCGCGGGCAAGGCGGTGGAGCAGGGGCGCATCGAAGATATCCTCTTTGCGCCCAAGGCCGAATACACCCGCCAGTTGCTCGAAGCGTTGCCCCGGCGCGGCGAGTTGGTGCCCTTGCCGGCGGCGGAAGCGGCGTTGTTGCAGGTGCGCGATGTATGTATCGAACATCCGGGCCCGCGCAGTTTCTGGGGGCGCAGCGTGCCTAAACGCGTGGTGCATTCGGTGAACCTGAGCATCGCCCCCGGTGAAACCCTGGCGTTGGTCGGTGGCAGCGGCTCGGGCAAGACCACCCTCGGGCGCGCTGTGGTCGGCTTGGTCAACCCGTGCGCCGGGGCGATCCTGTTCCAGGGCGTGGATATCCTCAAGGCCGCCAACCGCGTGCATCGCCTGCAATGCCAGATGATTTTCCAGGACCCGTATTCGTCCCTCGACCCGCGCATGACCGTCGGCCAGATCCTCGCCGAACCGCTGCGCCATGAGCCGGCCCTGAGCGCCGCGCAAAAGCGTCAGCGCGTCACCGACACCCTGGTGGACGTGGGCTTGCCCGAGCAGTTCCGCGAGCGCTTCGCCCACCAACTCTCGGGCGGTCAACGCCAGCGCGTGGCGATTGGCCGGGCGTTGGTGCGGCGGCCCAAGCTGGTGATCGCCGACGAGCCGATTTCGGCGTTGGACATGACCATCCAGAAGCAGATCCTCGAACTGTTCGAGCGCCTGCAACGCCAATACGGCTTTGCTTGCCTGTTTATCTCCCACGACCTCTCGGCGGTGGAGCGTATTGCCCATCGGGTGGCAGTGATGAACCAGGGCGAGGTCGTGGAAATGGGCCCCCGCGATGAGATCTTCGACAGCCCGCAACACCCGTACACCCGCCGCTTGCTGGCGGCGGCTAGCCCCTTGGAGAAACGTGCGGATGGCAGTTATCGCCTGCGCGCCAGTGTGATTTAG
- a CDS encoding ABC transporter permease translates to MNLKTPALPGVTAIAPRRRRRYPPLNALIGGGLLAALVLLALLGVVWTPYDPLKLDLLSRLHAPDAAHWLGTDEFGRDVFSRLIIGARTSLWISLLSVSVAVVCGTLIGMLAGYLRGWTDRILMMLNDALLAFPGILMALGIMAIVGASQYGIVLALGIAYTPSVVRVVRGSVLSLRELEFIEASRVIGNSELYTMFRHITPNCLAPLCVLATSMFGWALLSESALSFLGLGVPPPAATWGSMLSASRTYISNAPWLGIFPGIFISLTLLAINLFGDALRDRLDPRMRK, encoded by the coding sequence ATGAACCTGAAGACGCCTGCCTTGCCCGGCGTAACGGCAATCGCGCCGCGCCGCCGTCGGCGCTACCCACCGCTGAACGCCCTGATTGGCGGCGGCTTGCTCGCAGCTCTGGTGTTGCTGGCCCTGCTCGGCGTGGTGTGGACACCGTACGACCCGCTCAAGCTCGACCTGCTCTCACGCCTGCACGCACCAGATGCCGCGCACTGGCTGGGCACCGATGAATTTGGCCGGGATGTGTTCAGCCGCTTGATCATCGGTGCGCGCACCAGCCTGTGGATCAGCCTGCTGTCGGTCAGCGTGGCAGTGGTCTGCGGCACGCTGATCGGCATGCTCGCCGGCTACCTGCGCGGCTGGACCGATCGCATCCTGATGATGCTCAACGACGCATTGCTCGCATTCCCCGGCATCCTTATGGCCCTGGGCATCATGGCGATTGTCGGGGCCAGCCAGTACGGCATCGTGCTCGCCCTCGGTATTGCCTACACGCCGTCGGTGGTGCGGGTGGTGCGCGGCAGCGTGCTGTCGTTGCGTGAGCTGGAGTTTATCGAGGCGTCGCGGGTGATCGGCAACTCCGAGCTGTACACCATGTTCCGCCACATCACGCCCAACTGCCTGGCACCGTTGTGTGTGCTGGCCACCAGCATGTTCGGCTGGGCGCTGCTGTCGGAGAGCGCGCTGAGCTTCCTCGGCCTCGGCGTACCACCACCGGCCGCGACCTGGGGCAGCATGCTTTCGGCGAGCCGCACCTATATCTCCAACGCGCCGTGGCTGGGGATCTTCCCGGGCATCTTTATCAGCCTGACGTTGCTGGCGATCAATCTGTTCGGCGATGCCTTGCGCGATCGTCTCGACCCGCGCATGAGGAAATGA
- a CDS encoding ABC transporter permease translates to MFRFISHRLGMAVPTLLLISVIVFALIRLIPGDPALLMLGDMADPQSLADMRSSLGLDHSVVTQYLIWIKSVLSGDLGVSISSRQPVLDLLVERFSVSATVVLVAVLLATLLAVPVGLLAAWKQNSAMDLGLVATATLLLSVPSFWLGLLLLYVFGIQLGWLPVIGYVGFGTDPMKALTYVVLPIVTLTLVEFGAIARMARASTIEVLRLEYIAHARAKGLSEGAVLWKHALRNAFAPTWTLIGLILGNLLGGIAVLETVFTLPGIGRLMVDAIFSRDYPVLQGCLLLITCIYVLVNLLVDLLYPLFDPRVKL, encoded by the coding sequence ATGTTTCGATTCATCTCACACAGGCTCGGCATGGCGGTGCCGACCCTGTTGCTGATCTCGGTGATTGTGTTTGCCTTGATCCGCCTGATCCCCGGCGACCCGGCCTTGCTGATGCTCGGCGACATGGCCGATCCGCAAAGCCTGGCCGACATGCGCAGCAGCCTGGGGCTGGACCACTCGGTGGTGACCCAGTACCTGATCTGGATCAAGTCGGTGCTCAGTGGCGACCTCGGGGTGTCCATCAGCAGCCGCCAGCCGGTCCTGGATCTGCTGGTGGAGCGCTTCAGCGTCAGCGCCACGGTGGTGCTGGTGGCGGTATTGCTGGCGACGTTGCTGGCGGTGCCGGTGGGCTTGCTCGCGGCCTGGAAGCAAAACAGCGCGATGGACCTCGGCCTGGTGGCGACGGCGACGCTGTTGCTGTCGGTGCCGAGCTTCTGGTTGGGCCTGTTGCTGCTGTATGTGTTCGGCATTCAACTGGGCTGGTTGCCGGTGATTGGTTATGTCGGCTTTGGCACTGATCCGATGAAGGCGCTGACCTACGTGGTACTGCCGATTGTCACCCTGACCCTGGTGGAGTTCGGCGCGATTGCCCGCATGGCCCGGGCCAGCACCATTGAAGTGCTGCGCCTGGAATACATCGCCCATGCGCGGGCCAAGGGTTTGTCCGAAGGCGCGGTGCTGTGGAAACACGCCTTGCGCAACGCCTTCGCGCCGACCTGGACCCTGATCGGCCTGATCCTCGGCAACCTGCTCGGCGGCATTGCGGTGCTGGAAACCGTGTTCACCTTGCCCGGCATCGGCCGGCTGATGGTCGACGCGATCTTCTCCCGCGACTACCCGGTGTTGCAGGGGTGCCTGTTGCTGATCACCTGCATCTATGTGTTGGTCAACCTGTTGGTGGACCTGCTGTATCCGCTGTTCGATCCAAGGGTGAAGCTATGA
- a CDS encoding ABC transporter substrate-binding protein, with product MNNYVKTALAVALSACTLSMAVAQDKVISVGLNGDIRSTDPGVNRDDNTDAVMMHIVEGLVAYREDTSIAPMLASTVDVSPDGLRYTFTLRDGVHFQNGQVLTAKDVQWTWQRYLDPKTQWRCLAEFDGRGAAKIVDVAAPDANTVVFTLDQANGLFLAAMARPDCAGSGILHPDSLAADGSWRAPIGTGPFTLGKWQKGQYVELDRFKDYSPRAEATADGYTGNKQAFVDKVRFEVIPDSASAKAALLSGGVDLLPDVTAMDAAQLKQVKNLQVQVSPIMTISGLLFQTRDPLLKDVRIRRAVALSLDYAQMVAALSDGLSVVNNSVIPTASPYYDATAHQGYTYNLDEARRLLKEAGYRGEKIRMLVNKRYPQMFDLGLLSQAMVQAAGVNIEMETLEWGTQLERYQTGSYQMMAFSYSGRFDAAQSYESVIGDKDKEPRKVWDNPQALAILREAQREVDPAKRRPLFDQLHTLMLKDVPMVVIYNGTAIGAMGKRVEGYRSWPVAKPRLWGVKLADTSK from the coding sequence GTGAACAACTACGTAAAGACGGCACTGGCCGTCGCGCTATCGGCGTGCACATTGTCCATGGCCGTCGCCCAGGACAAGGTCATCAGCGTCGGCCTCAACGGTGATATCCGCAGCACCGACCCGGGCGTCAACCGCGATGACAATACCGACGCGGTGATGATGCACATCGTCGAAGGCCTGGTGGCCTACCGCGAAGACACCAGCATCGCGCCGATGCTCGCCAGTACGGTCGACGTGTCGCCGGATGGCTTGCGCTACACCTTCACCCTGCGCGACGGCGTGCACTTCCAGAACGGCCAGGTGCTGACCGCCAAGGACGTGCAATGGACCTGGCAGCGTTACCTCGACCCCAAGACCCAGTGGCGTTGCCTGGCGGAGTTCGATGGGCGCGGCGCGGCCAAGATCGTCGATGTCGCCGCCCCCGACGCCAACACCGTGGTGTTCACCCTGGACCAGGCCAACGGCTTGTTCCTCGCCGCCATGGCCCGCCCGGACTGTGCCGGCAGCGGCATCCTGCACCCGGACTCCCTGGCTGCCGATGGCAGCTGGCGCGCGCCGATTGGCACCGGGCCGTTCACCCTGGGCAAATGGCAGAAGGGCCAGTACGTCGAACTTGACCGCTTCAAGGACTACAGCCCACGGGCCGAGGCCACGGCAGACGGCTACACCGGCAACAAACAGGCGTTTGTCGACAAGGTGCGCTTTGAAGTAATCCCCGATTCCGCCTCGGCCAAGGCCGCATTGCTGTCGGGTGGCGTTGACCTGCTGCCGGACGTCACGGCGATGGACGCCGCGCAACTCAAGCAGGTGAAGAACCTGCAGGTGCAAGTCAGCCCGATCATGACCATCAGCGGCCTGCTGTTCCAGACCCGCGACCCGTTGCTCAAGGATGTGCGCATCCGCCGTGCGGTGGCGTTGTCCCTGGATTACGCGCAGATGGTCGCGGCGTTGTCCGATGGTTTGTCGGTGGTCAACAACTCGGTGATCCCCACCGCCAGCCCTTATTACGACGCCACGGCGCACCAGGGCTACACCTACAACCTCGACGAGGCCCGGCGCCTGCTGAAAGAGGCCGGCTACCGCGGTGAAAAAATCCGCATGCTGGTCAACAAGCGCTACCCGCAGATGTTTGACCTCGGCCTGCTCAGCCAAGCCATGGTCCAGGCAGCCGGCGTGAACATCGAAATGGAAACCCTGGAGTGGGGCACGCAGCTGGAGCGCTACCAGACCGGCAGCTACCAGATGATGGCGTTCTCTTACTCGGGGCGTTTCGATGCTGCGCAAAGCTACGAATCGGTGATCGGCGACAAGGACAAGGAACCACGCAAAGTCTGGGACAACCCCCAGGCCCTGGCGATCCTGCGTGAGGCCCAGCGCGAAGTCGACCCCGCCAAGCGCCGGCCGCTGTTCGACCAACTGCACACGCTGATGCTCAAGGATGTACCGATGGTGGTCATCTACAACGGCACCGCCATCGGCGCCATGGGCAAGCGTGTTGAAGGTTACCGTTCCTGGCCTGTTGCCAAGCCGCGCCTGTGGGGCGTGAAGCTGGCCGACACTTCCAAGTAA
- a CDS encoding hydrolase, which translates to MSNADTSPEDAAVRAAKNVYHLGATTVYSHAQDSRFAYTLYVPETIEDASRPIDLVVSLHGSTRAMEVYRNGFAEFGRWNDCVILSPLFPVGVLGDGNGDGYKQMVEGDIRYDQILLDMIANVGERYGRRFDTFALFGYSGGGQFTHRFCYLHPEKLWAASIGAPGSVTLLDADQDWWVGVRDFATRFGKPLNLPALQRLPVHMVVGDADLETWEITHREGSKHYMAGANGAGRTRPERLASLQASFEAAGVQVQFDLLPNVAHQGVKAMPAAQDFFAKVLRHKRSLG; encoded by the coding sequence ATGAGCAATGCAGATACCAGCCCTGAAGACGCAGCCGTGCGCGCTGCCAAGAACGTCTACCACCTCGGCGCGACCACGGTGTATTCCCACGCCCAGGACAGCCGTTTTGCCTACACCCTCTACGTGCCTGAAACCATCGAAGACGCCAGCCGGCCCATCGACCTGGTGGTGTCGCTGCACGGCTCGACCCGCGCCATGGAGGTCTACCGCAACGGTTTCGCGGAGTTTGGCCGCTGGAACGATTGTGTGATCCTGTCGCCCCTGTTCCCGGTCGGTGTGCTGGGGGATGGCAATGGCGATGGCTACAAGCAGATGGTCGAGGGCGATATCCGCTACGACCAGATCCTGCTCGACATGATCGCCAACGTCGGCGAGCGTTACGGCCGGCGCTTCGATACGTTCGCGCTGTTCGGTTATTCCGGTGGCGGGCAATTCACCCATCGCTTTTGCTACCTGCACCCGGAAAAACTCTGGGCTGCTTCCATCGGCGCGCCGGGCTCGGTGACCTTGCTCGATGCCGACCAGGACTGGTGGGTCGGCGTGCGCGATTTCGCGACGCGCTTTGGCAAGCCGCTGAACCTTCCGGCCTTGCAGCGGTTGCCGGTGCATATGGTGGTCGGTGATGCCGACCTGGAAACCTGGGAAATCACCCACCGCGAAGGCAGCAAACACTACATGGCCGGGGCCAACGGAGCGGGGCGTACGCGCCCGGAACGCCTGGCCAGCTTGCAGGCCAGTTTTGAAGCCGCGGGCGTACAGGTGCAGTTCGACCTGTTGCCCAACGTCGCGCACCAGGGCGTCAAGGCCATGCCGGCGGCCCAGGACTTTTTCGCCAAGGTCTTGCGCCACAAGCGCAGCCTGGGCTGA
- a CDS encoding LysR family transcriptional regulator has translation MSSIRFFKTFIAVAEYGSFAAAADRVALTNAAVGQQMRALEEEMRRPLFDRSQRQIKLSRDGVLLLPKAKRLLADYEQMIAEAPDGEAMEGEVSIGGITSGMGLLANCLVQLKKLHPRISVNLMTARSDEVVNLVHAAKLDAALLIETARQNFDGLSWTLLYNEPIVMLANATQTAGINDAVELLRTQPFIRYDRSTAVGRKVQSIIKSESVEPLEILELNSIIGIADLVRQQVGVAIVPLLKNFDWHKDPSLRVLPLPGDLAVRRVGILEQGTKSAITGEIRKLLMAAVAK, from the coding sequence ATGAGCAGCATTCGCTTCTTCAAGACCTTTATCGCCGTCGCCGAGTACGGCAGCTTTGCCGCTGCCGCCGACCGCGTGGCCCTCACCAATGCCGCCGTTGGCCAGCAAATGCGCGCCCTCGAAGAGGAAATGCGCCGCCCGCTGTTCGACCGCAGCCAGCGGCAGATCAAGCTCAGCCGCGATGGCGTGCTGTTGCTGCCCAAGGCCAAGCGCCTGCTGGCGGACTACGAGCAAATGATCGCCGAAGCGCCCGACGGCGAGGCCATGGAAGGTGAAGTGTCGATTGGCGGGATTACCTCGGGCATGGGCCTGCTCGCCAATTGCCTAGTGCAACTGAAAAAGCTGCACCCGCGCATCTCGGTGAACCTGATGACGGCGCGTTCCGACGAAGTGGTCAACCTGGTCCACGCCGCCAAGCTCGACGCCGCCTTGCTGATCGAGACGGCGCGGCAGAACTTCGACGGCCTGAGTTGGACCCTGCTCTACAACGAACCCATCGTGATGCTCGCCAATGCCACGCAGACTGCCGGGATCAACGACGCGGTGGAGTTGCTGCGCACCCAGCCGTTCATTCGTTACGACCGCTCCACCGCCGTGGGCCGCAAGGTGCAGTCGATCATCAAGAGTGAGTCGGTGGAGCCGCTGGAGATCCTGGAGCTGAACTCGATCATCGGCATTGCCGATCTGGTGCGCCAGCAAGTCGGCGTGGCCATCGTGCCGTTGCTGAAGAACTTTGACTGGCACAAAGACCCCAGCCTGCGCGTACTGCCGCTGCCGGGCGACCTGGCGGTACGGCGGGTGGGGATTCTGGAGCAAGGCACGAAAAGTGCGATTACCGGGGAGATTCGCAAGCTGCTGATGGCTGCCGTGGCGAAGTGA